The region CATCCTGCCCGAGACGGCCACCTCCGCCCGCTGGGAGGGCTTCGACAAGCCCCTGCTGGAGAAGGCCCTCAAGGCCGAGGGGCTCGACCCCGACATCCAGAACGCCCAGGGCGACGTGCAGAAGTTCTCCACCCTGGCCGACGGCATGATCAACTCGGGGGTGCGGGTGCTGATCATCGCCACCCCGAACAGCGAGGTCGGCGCGTCGGTCGCCAAGAAGGCCGAGAACCAGGGCATCCAGGTCATCGACTACGACCGGCTCAACCTCGGCGGCAGCTCCAAGTACTACGTCTCGTTCGACAACGTGAAGGTCGGCGAGCTCCAGGGCCAGGGCCTGGTCGAGGGCCTGGCCAAGCTCGCGCCGGGCAAGAAGCCCGCCGAGGTCGTCGAGATCGAGGGCGCGCCCACCGACAACAACGCCACCCTGTTCACCCAGGGCCAGAAGAAGGTGCTCCAGCCCAAGTACGACTCGGGCGAGTTCAAGCTGGTCCAGTCGCAGCCGATCGAGGGCTGGGACAACCAGAAGGGCGGCAACACCTTCGAGCAGATCCTGACCGGCAACAGCCAGAAGGTGGACGGCGTGGTCGCCGCCAACGACGGCCTGGCCGGCGCCGTGATCACCGTGCTCAAGAAGTTCGGCCTCAACGGCAAGGTCCCGGTCACCGGCCAGGACGCCACCCCGGAGGGTCTGCAAGCCGTCCTGCGCGGCGACCAGTACATGACCGTGTTCAAGCCGATCGCCGAAGAGGCCCAGGCCGCCGCCAAGCTCGCCGCCGCCCTCGCCAAGAACGACACCGCCGCCGCCGACGCCCTGGCCACCGGCACCACCGAGGACGCCAAGGGCAACCGCCAGGTCAAGTCCGTGCTGCTGACCGCCCAGCTGATCACCAAGGACAAGGTCAAGGTCGTCGTGGACGCCGGCTTCGTCAAGGCGTCGGAGATCTGCGTCGCCGACACCCAGGCCGCCTGCGCCG is a window of Saccharothrix espanaensis DSM 44229 DNA encoding:
- a CDS encoding sugar ABC transporter substrate-binding protein, with the protein product MRSRSLALIAVGTGLAVAVTACGANTSGGGSTSGTNTSSGSGGGAKVGVILPETATSARWEGFDKPLLEKALKAEGLDPDIQNAQGDVQKFSTLADGMINSGVRVLIIATPNSEVGASVAKKAENQGIQVIDYDRLNLGGSSKYYVSFDNVKVGELQGQGLVEGLAKLAPGKKPAEVVEIEGAPTDNNATLFTQGQKKVLQPKYDSGEFKLVQSQPIEGWDNQKGGNTFEQILTGNSQKVDGVVAANDGLAGAVITVLKKFGLNGKVPVTGQDATPEGLQAVLRGDQYMTVFKPIAEEAQAAAKLAAALAKNDTAAADALATGTTEDAKGNRQVKSVLLTAQLITKDKVKVVVDAGFVKASEICVADTQAACAELGIK